The Bacteroidota bacterium genome includes a window with the following:
- the rlmB gene encoding 23S rRNA (guanosine(2251)-2'-O)-methyltransferase RlmB, whose amino-acid sequence MFHKTREDDKMLLFGTRAVIEAIKSDKEIDKLFLQTGVNNELFRELMPLVKERNIPFQYVPIEKLNRLTGKNHQGVVGYLSAVTYQKIEDILPVLFEQGKVPLLLVLDRVTDVRNFGAISRSAECAGVNAIIIPSRGSAQVNADAIKTSAGALHKIPVCREDNLKASIEYLKESGLKIVACTEKAEHYYFDTDLSVPTAIIMGSEEDGISGEYLKRADELIKIPMNGQIESLNVSVATGIVLFEVIRQRMKQG is encoded by the coding sequence ATGTTTCATAAAACAAGGGAAGATGATAAAATGTTGCTGTTCGGCACGCGTGCTGTTATTGAAGCGATAAAGTCAGACAAAGAAATCGACAAACTCTTTTTACAAACAGGAGTTAACAATGAATTGTTCAGGGAGCTGATGCCTTTGGTGAAAGAGCGGAACATTCCATTCCAATATGTTCCAATTGAAAAATTAAACCGGCTCACGGGTAAGAACCACCAGGGTGTTGTGGGTTATTTGTCGGCTGTAACTTATCAGAAAATCGAAGATATATTACCTGTACTATTTGAACAGGGAAAAGTACCGTTGTTATTGGTGCTCGATCGCGTTACTGATGTGCGTAACTTTGGTGCCATTAGCCGCAGCGCGGAATGCGCGGGGGTTAATGCAATAATTATTCCTTCACGGGGCTCGGCGCAGGTAAATGCCGATGCCATTAAAACTTCGGCAGGGGCCTTGCACAAAATACCTGTATGCCGGGAAGATAACCTGAAAGCATCGATTGAATACCTGAAAGAAAGCGGTTTAAAGATTGTCGCCTGTACCGAAAAGGCGGAACATTATTATTTCGATACGGACCTTTCTGTGCCAACTGCAATCATTATGGGGTCGGAAGAGGATGGTATATCAGGCGAATACCTGAAGCGGGCGGATGAACTGATCAAGATACCTATGAATGGCCAGATCGAGTCATTAAATGTGTCGGTAGCCACCGGCATTGTTTTATTCGAAGTGATTCGCCAGCGGATGAAGCAGGGGTAG